The following proteins are co-located in the Pseudomonas fluorescens genome:
- a CDS encoding zinc metalloprotease, translating to MRSSYPGAIELSPHNLPVSDPGPFGVGANNKPSYTTDQAAKHITRENMVFRDRNDDQKVDLTYTVDKRFTAQQQHRVRQAVQSWQDVANITFKEQAGGADGTVNIRSNPGGDGGVAACRFDDGHTGRVRRDDHEDTLTVVAVIAHRGQALTLRPGDNTAHKSRGGGSSGGTFMGFPASGKTAVSQPDEFCA from the coding sequence ATGAGAAGTTCTTATCCTGGGGCCATTGAATTGTCGCCCCACAACTTGCCGGTGTCTGACCCTGGGCCGTTCGGGGTGGGTGCCAATAACAAACCGTCGTATACGACGGACCAGGCGGCCAAACACATCACCCGGGAAAACATGGTGTTTCGGGACCGCAACGATGACCAGAAAGTTGACCTGACCTACACCGTAGACAAGCGTTTCACCGCCCAGCAGCAACACCGCGTGCGCCAGGCCGTGCAGTCCTGGCAGGACGTCGCCAATATCACCTTCAAGGAACAGGCCGGTGGCGCTGATGGCACCGTCAACATCAGGAGCAATCCAGGGGGCGACGGCGGCGTCGCCGCCTGTAGATTCGACGACGGGCACACTGGCCGCGTTAGGCGAGATGATCACGAAGACACTCTCACTGTTGTTGCAGTTATTGCGCACCGCGGCCAGGCCCTGACCCTCCGGCCTGGGGACAACACGGCCCACAAGTCCCGGGGCGGCGGTTCATCAGGGGGTACATTCATGGGTTTTCCAGCATCCGGTAAAACAGCCGTCAGTCAGCCTGACGAATTCTGTGCTTGA
- a CDS encoding type II toxin-antitoxin system HicB family antitoxin: MQYPICIEWGDDFVATGIQIPDIPGAVTAGDSFEEAYNAAVEVAHILLQEIAAEGRVIPMPTSVAAHHDNEEYAGMGWGMLELDISPYLGKTEKVNVTLPGYVIQRIDRYVREHKVKSRSSFLADAALEKLVRL, translated from the coding sequence ATGCAATACCCAATCTGTATCGAATGGGGCGATGACTTTGTCGCCACCGGTATTCAGATCCCCGATATTCCAGGTGCCGTGACCGCCGGGGACAGTTTTGAAGAGGCCTACAACGCGGCGGTTGAAGTCGCGCACATCCTGTTGCAGGAGATCGCCGCAGAAGGCCGGGTGATTCCGATGCCAACGTCGGTGGCCGCCCATCATGACAATGAGGAATACGCCGGCATGGGCTGGGGGATGTTGGAACTCGACATTTCGCCGTATCTGGGCAAGACCGAGAAGGTCAACGTGACCTTGCCCGGCTACGTGATCCAGCGTATCGACCGCTATGTGCGCGAGCACAAAGTAAAAAGCCGCTCGTCATTTCTGGCGGATGCGGCTTTGGAGAAGTTGGTGCGGTTGTAG
- a CDS encoding MFS transporter gives MNATPHAASTMTRGMVMLFAFCCGAIVANIYYAQPIIELIAPDIGLTPAMASLIVSLTQIGYALGLFFLVPLGDLLENRKLMIATTVVAIASLLGAAFTEQPNLFLLVSLLIGFSSVSVQILIPLAAHLAPAESRGRVVGSIMGGLLLGILLARPVSSVVADHFGWRAMFMAAAALMAFISVVLLLTIPKRQPDHSASYGQLLRSLGTLLRQQPVLRQRAFYQGCMFATFSLFWTAAPLELARNHGLSQSEIALFALVGALGAIAAPIAGRLADAGHTHRASLLAMLFAALSFLPAFVHPLYSVIGLAVTGVVLDFCVQMNMVLGQRAIYALDANSRSRLNALYMTSIFIGGAFGSAIASSVYEHGGWLGVMLVGSAFPLVALLRFLSASRQGAVATA, from the coding sequence ATGAACGCTACCCCACACGCTGCGAGCACCATGACCCGAGGCATGGTGATGTTGTTTGCGTTCTGTTGCGGCGCCATTGTGGCCAACATCTACTATGCCCAACCGATCATCGAGTTGATTGCGCCGGACATCGGCCTGACCCCGGCGATGGCCAGCCTGATTGTGTCGCTGACACAAATCGGCTACGCGCTTGGCCTGTTCTTCCTGGTGCCGCTGGGCGACCTGCTGGAAAACCGAAAACTGATGATTGCCACCACCGTGGTGGCCATCGCCAGCCTGTTGGGCGCAGCGTTTACCGAGCAACCGAATCTGTTCCTGCTCGTATCGCTGCTGATCGGTTTCAGTTCCGTCTCGGTGCAAATTCTGATCCCGCTGGCCGCGCACCTGGCACCTGCCGAATCCCGTGGCCGGGTGGTCGGCAGCATCATGGGCGGGCTGCTGCTCGGTATCCTGCTGGCACGGCCGGTGTCCAGCGTCGTGGCCGACCATTTCGGCTGGCGTGCGATGTTCATGGCCGCCGCCGCGTTGATGGCATTTATCAGCGTGGTGCTGTTGCTGACCATCCCCAAACGGCAACCCGACCACAGCGCCAGCTACGGCCAACTGCTGCGCTCGCTCGGCACCCTGCTGCGCCAGCAACCGGTATTGCGCCAACGGGCGTTTTACCAAGGCTGCATGTTCGCCACGTTCAGCCTGTTCTGGACGGCTGCCCCGCTGGAACTGGCGCGCAATCACGGCCTGAGCCAAAGCGAGATCGCACTGTTTGCCCTCGTTGGCGCCCTGGGCGCTATTGCCGCCCCCATCGCCGGGCGCCTCGCCGACGCCGGTCACACGCACCGCGCCTCGCTGCTGGCCATGCTGTTCGCCGCGTTGAGCTTCCTGCCGGCGTTTGTGCACCCGTTGTACAGCGTGATCGGCCTGGCGGTGACCGGTGTAGTCCTGGACTTCTGCGTGCAGATGAACATGGTCCTCGGCCAGCGCGCCATCTACGCCCTTGACGCCAACAGCCGCAGCCGCCTGAACGCGCTGTACATGACCAGCATTTTCATCGGCGGCGCCTTCGGCTCGGCGATTGCCAGCAGCGTGTATGAACACGGCGGCTGGCTGGGCGTGATGCTGGTGGGCAGTGCGTTCCCGCTGGTGGCGTTGTTGCGGTTCCTGAGTGCATCGCGGCAAGGGGCGGTGGCCACCGCCTAA
- a CDS encoding DUF5666 domain-containing protein: protein MKITLNKMLMASTLAAAMAIGLANAAEAPRVGVRGAITAMDGDAMQVKVSSGEDVTVHLTNATQVRAVTLAKIDEIKPGSYIGSAAMPNADGTLTALEVHVFPPAMAGTGDGHRAFDLKEGSSMTNGTVGDLVVSHGRTLTVKYKGGEQKIVVPDDVPIVNLEPGDRSLLKPGVKVVLFAAQGADGTITAQAISAGKDGVTPPM, encoded by the coding sequence ATGAAGATCACGTTGAACAAGATGCTCATGGCTTCAACCCTCGCCGCGGCCATGGCGATTGGCTTGGCCAATGCCGCTGAAGCCCCGCGTGTGGGTGTGCGCGGCGCCATCACCGCGATGGACGGCGACGCGATGCAGGTCAAGGTCAGCAGCGGTGAGGACGTCACCGTGCACTTGACCAACGCCACCCAGGTACGCGCCGTCACCCTGGCCAAGATCGATGAGATCAAGCCTGGCAGCTACATCGGTTCCGCTGCCATGCCCAACGCCGACGGCACCCTCACGGCGCTGGAAGTGCACGTGTTTCCACCGGCGATGGCCGGCACGGGCGACGGGCATCGTGCGTTTGATTTGAAAGAGGGCAGCAGCATGACCAACGGCACCGTCGGTGACCTGGTGGTCAGCCACGGGCGCACCCTGACGGTGAAGTACAAAGGCGGTGAGCAGAAGATTGTGGTGCCGGATGATGTGCCGATCGTCAACCTGGAACCGGGGGATCGCAGCTTGCTCAAACCGGGCGTGAAGGTGGTGCTGTTTGCGGCCCAAGGCGCGGACGGAACGATCACCGCTCAGGCGATTTCTGCCGGCAAGGATGGCGTGACGCCGCCGATGTAA
- a CDS encoding sulfate ABC transporter substrate-binding protein, whose protein sequence is MKKLVSASLLAAGLALAGAVQAAPVTLLNVSYDVMRDFYKDYNAAFQKHWEAEHPNDKLTLQMSFGGSSKQARSVIDGLPADVITMNMATDINALADNGKLVPDNWVTRLPNNSAPFTSATVFIVRKGNPKALKDWPDLLKDGVQVIVPNPKTSGNGRYTYLSAWGYVLKNGGDEEKAKKFVGDLFKHAPVLDTGGRAATTTFMTNQIGDVLVTFENEAEMIAREFGRDQFEVIYPSVSAEAEPPVSIVDKVVEKKGTKVAAEEYLKYLWSPEGQEIAANNYLRPRDPAVLAKYTDRFPKVDFLSVEKTFGDWRTVQKTHFNDGGVFDQIYSGQ, encoded by the coding sequence GTGAAAAAACTTGTTAGCGCGTCTCTCCTGGCCGCCGGCCTAGCCCTGGCGGGCGCCGTTCAGGCCGCCCCCGTCACACTGCTCAACGTCTCGTATGACGTAATGCGCGATTTCTACAAGGACTACAACGCCGCCTTCCAGAAACACTGGGAAGCCGAGCACCCCAACGACAAACTGACCCTGCAAATGTCCTTCGGCGGCTCCAGCAAACAGGCCCGTTCCGTGATCGATGGCCTGCCGGCTGACGTCATCACCATGAACATGGCCACCGACATCAACGCCCTGGCGGACAACGGCAAACTGGTGCCGGACAACTGGGTGACCCGCCTGCCGAACAACAGCGCGCCGTTCACCTCGGCCACGGTGTTCATCGTGCGTAAAGGCAACCCGAAAGCCCTGAAAGACTGGCCGGATTTGCTCAAGGATGGTGTGCAAGTCATCGTGCCTAACCCGAAGACCTCCGGTAATGGGCGCTACACCTACCTGTCGGCCTGGGGTTATGTGCTGAAGAACGGCGGCGACGAGGAAAAGGCCAAGAAGTTTGTCGGCGACCTGTTCAAACACGCGCCCGTGCTGGACACCGGTGGCCGTGCGGCGACCACCACGTTCATGACCAACCAGATCGGCGACGTGCTGGTGACGTTTGAAAACGAAGCCGAAATGATCGCCCGTGAATTCGGCCGTGATCAGTTCGAAGTGATCTACCCAAGCGTTTCCGCTGAAGCTGAGCCGCCGGTGTCGATCGTCGACAAAGTGGTCGAGAAGAAAGGCACCAAAGTGGCTGCCGAGGAATACCTGAAATACCTGTGGTCGCCGGAAGGCCAGGAAATTGCTGCCAACAACTACCTGCGTCCACGTGACCCGGCAGTGCTGGCCAAGTACACCGACCGTTTCCCTAAAGTCGACTTCCTGTCGGTCGAGAAGACCTTCGGGGACTGGCGCACCGTGCAGAAAACCCACTTCAATGACGGTGGGGTCTTTGACCAGATCTATTCCGGTCAGTGA
- a CDS encoding ion transporter has protein sequence MDSNSDWRQRLYVMVFQSDTAAGRRFDGILLLIILASIVIVMLDSIDEIHQNYADVLAYIEWGFTVIFAIEYGLRLYCSPKPLRYAFSFYGLVDLLAIVPGILALYYSDAQYLLIIRIIRMLRIFRVLKLSPYLKQANYLMAALRGSKQKIVVFLVSVCTLVTVFGTLMYVIEGPEHGFTSIPKGIYWAIVTLTTVGFGDIVPKTPLGQVISSLVMITGYSIIAVPTGIFTAELASAMRGEQLQHACPVCKKDSHEPNAAFCSRCGSNLFHKVE, from the coding sequence ATGGACAGCAACAGCGACTGGCGTCAGCGCCTCTATGTCATGGTATTCCAGAGCGACACCGCAGCCGGGCGGCGCTTTGACGGCATCCTGCTACTGATCATTCTTGCCAGCATTGTGATCGTGATGCTCGACAGCATCGACGAAATCCACCAGAACTATGCCGATGTGCTGGCCTACATCGAATGGGGCTTCACCGTTATCTTCGCCATTGAGTACGGCTTGCGGCTGTACTGCTCGCCCAAACCGTTGCGCTATGCCTTCAGCTTTTATGGCCTGGTGGACTTGCTGGCCATCGTGCCGGGCATCCTCGCGCTGTATTACAGCGACGCCCAATACCTGCTGATCATCCGCATCATTCGGATGCTGCGGATTTTCCGCGTGCTCAAGCTCAGCCCCTACCTCAAGCAAGCCAACTACCTGATGGCGGCGCTGCGCGGCAGCAAACAGAAGATCGTGGTGTTCCTGGTCAGCGTGTGCACCCTGGTGACGGTATTCGGCACCCTGATGTATGTGATTGAAGGCCCGGAACACGGGTTCACCAGCATTCCCAAGGGCATCTATTGGGCGATCGTGACCCTCACCACCGTAGGCTTTGGCGACATCGTGCCGAAGACCCCGCTGGGCCAGGTGATTTCGTCGCTGGTGATGATCACCGGTTACTCGATCATCGCCGTGCCCACCGGGATTTTCACCGCCGAGCTGGCCAGTGCAATGCGCGGTGAACAACTGCAACACGCCTGCCCGGTGTGCAAGAAAGACAGCCACGAACCCAACGCGGCATTTTGCTCGCGCTGCGGCAGTAACTTGTTTCATAAAGTGGAATAA
- a CDS encoding urea transporter codes for MPNQPCPDWAEALLNGFSQIFLQRQPLCGLLCLLAILIGAPTLLGGALLGGVAGLLTAQRRGYPKAERQAGLYSYNGVLLGLLISQHFAWSALLPPLILACGGLSAMLTRQWLKHARQPDDLSAYTAPFVGLGWLLIGSAPQPTFALVAPDVLSVVSAPFTGLAKVMLLDQPLAGVLIAVGLVLANRRAALWALIGATAGVLVALLLDEPASALLGLYSYNPALAALALSQSRRQPWLPLLGILLAIILTPGFAALHLPALTAPFILACWLVRATQRMFKARVDSPFESP; via the coding sequence ATGCCCAACCAACCCTGCCCCGACTGGGCTGAAGCCCTGCTCAATGGCTTCAGCCAGATCTTCCTGCAGCGCCAGCCGCTGTGCGGCCTGCTGTGCCTGCTGGCCATCCTGATCGGCGCCCCGACCTTGCTCGGCGGGGCACTGTTGGGTGGCGTGGCCGGGTTGCTCACGGCCCAGCGCCGGGGCTATCCCAAGGCGGAACGTCAGGCCGGCCTTTATAGTTATAACGGTGTGCTGCTGGGCTTGTTGATCAGCCAGCATTTCGCTTGGTCGGCCTTATTGCCGCCGTTGATCCTGGCGTGCGGCGGCCTGAGTGCGATGCTCACGCGGCAATGGTTAAAACATGCCCGCCAGCCGGATGACTTGTCTGCGTACACCGCGCCCTTCGTCGGCCTGGGTTGGCTGCTGATCGGCAGCGCGCCTCAACCTACGTTCGCCCTGGTTGCGCCCGACGTTCTGTCTGTGGTCAGTGCGCCCTTTACCGGCCTTGCGAAAGTCATGCTGCTGGACCAACCACTGGCGGGAGTCTTGATTGCCGTCGGCCTGGTGTTGGCCAACCGTCGCGCCGCCCTGTGGGCCTTGATTGGCGCCACCGCCGGCGTGCTGGTCGCTTTACTGCTCGATGAACCCGCCAGCGCCCTCCTCGGCCTGTACAGCTACAACCCGGCCCTGGCAGCACTGGCCTTGAGCCAATCTCGCCGCCAGCCGTGGCTGCCACTGTTGGGTATCCTGCTGGCGATCATCCTCACGCCGGGGTTTGCCGCCTTGCACCTGCCTGCGCTGACTGCGCCGTTTATCCTCGCCTGCTGGCTGGTGCGCGCCACGCAGCGGATGTTCAAAGCCCGCGTGGACAGCCCGTTCGAATCCCCCTAG
- the pyk gene encoding pyruvate kinase, translating to MTPDKKVKILATLGPATDGIDDIRELVQAGVNIFRLNFSHGDHADHAQRYQWIRQVERQLNYPLGILMDLQGPKLRVGQFAEGKVQLVRGQALRLDLDPTPGDQCRVNLPHPEIIAALEPGMDLLLDDGKLRLRVITKHAGAIDTTVLNGGELSDRKGVNVPQALLELSPLTAKDRRDLSFGLELGVDWVALSFVQRPEDIREARELIGDKAFLMAKIEKPSAVQRLQAIAELSDAIMVARGDLGVEVPAESVPQIQKDIISTCRQLGKPVVVATQMLESMRFSPAPTRAEVTDVANAVAEGADAVMLSAETASGEYPLEAVQMMSKIIRQVENGPDYQTQLDVSRPKADATVSDAISCAIRRISSILPVAVLVNYSESGSSSLRAARERPVAPILNLTPNLSTARRLSLAWGVHSVVNDRLRQVDEVCSTALEIAQAQGMAQRGDTLVITAGVPFGQPGSTNSLRIETLI from the coding sequence ATGACGCCTGACAAGAAGGTCAAAATCCTCGCCACCCTCGGCCCCGCCACCGACGGCATCGATGACATCCGCGAGCTGGTGCAAGCCGGGGTGAATATCTTCCGCCTCAACTTCAGCCACGGCGACCATGCCGATCACGCCCAGCGCTACCAGTGGATTCGCCAAGTGGAGCGCCAGCTGAATTACCCGCTGGGCATCCTGATGGACCTGCAGGGGCCAAAATTGCGGGTCGGGCAGTTTGCCGAGGGCAAGGTGCAACTGGTGCGCGGCCAGGCCCTGCGCCTGGACCTGGACCCGACACCGGGCGATCAGTGCCGGGTCAACCTGCCGCACCCGGAAATCATCGCCGCGCTGGAGCCGGGCATGGACCTGCTGTTGGACGACGGCAAGTTGCGCCTGCGGGTCATCACCAAACACGCCGGGGCCATCGACACCACCGTGCTGAATGGCGGCGAATTGTCCGACCGCAAAGGCGTGAATGTCCCACAAGCCCTGTTGGAACTCAGCCCATTGACCGCCAAAGACCGCCGCGACCTGAGCTTCGGCCTGGAGCTGGGTGTGGACTGGGTGGCGCTGTCATTCGTACAACGCCCGGAAGATATCCGCGAGGCCCGCGAGCTGATCGGTGACAAGGCGTTTCTGATGGCCAAAATCGAAAAACCCTCAGCCGTGCAGCGCTTGCAGGCAATCGCCGAACTGAGCGATGCAATCATGGTGGCCAGAGGCGACCTGGGTGTTGAAGTGCCCGCCGAAAGCGTGCCGCAAATCCAGAAAGACATCATCAGCACCTGCCGCCAATTGGGCAAACCGGTGGTCGTGGCCACGCAGATGCTCGAATCCATGCGGTTTTCTCCAGCACCGACCCGCGCCGAAGTGACGGATGTGGCCAATGCCGTGGCCGAAGGCGCGGACGCGGTGATGCTGTCGGCGGAAACCGCCTCGGGCGAATACCCGCTGGAAGCCGTGCAGATGATGAGCAAGATCATCCGCCAGGTGGAAAACGGCCCGGATTACCAAACGCAACTGGACGTGAGCCGGCCCAAGGCCGACGCCACGGTGTCGGACGCGATCAGCTGCGCGATCCGGCGTATCAGCAGCATCCTGCCGGTGGCGGTGCTGGTGAACTACAGCGAGTCCGGCAGCTCCAGCCTGCGCGCGGCGCGGGAGCGCCCGGTGGCCCCGATCCTCAACCTTACGCCGAACCTGTCCACCGCCCGGCGTTTGAGCCTGGCGTGGGGCGTGCATTCGGTGGTCAATGATCGGCTGCGCCAGGTGGATGAGGTGTGTTCCACCGCGCTGGAAATTGCCCAGGCCCAAGGGATGGCGCAGCGCGGGGATACGTTGGTGATTACTGCGGGGGTGCCGTTTGGGCAGCCGGGGTCGACCAACTCGCTGCGCATCGAGACGTTGATCTAG